A single Anopheles arabiensis isolate DONGOLA chromosome X, AaraD3, whole genome shotgun sequence DNA region contains:
- the LOC120906619 gene encoding protein yippee produces the protein MGKVFLEHINGQKLYNCAACETNLTNKRELISTRFTGATGRAYLFKRVVNLTYSQVQDRIMLTGRHMVRDVMCKNCKAKLGWMYEFATEETQKYKEGRVILEHALIAESEGFPDA, from the exons ATGGGGAAGGTGTTCCTCGAGCATATCAACGGCCAGAAGCTGTACAACTGTGCTGCGTGCGAGACGAATCTCACCAACAAACGGGAGCTGATTAGCACCCGCTTCACTGGAGCCACTG GCCGTGCCTATCTGTTCAAGCGGGTGGTCAACCTGACGTACTCCCAGGTGCAGGATCGCATCATGCTGACCGGGCGCCATATGGTGCGGGACGTGATGTGCAAGAACTGCAAGGCCAAGCTCGGCTGGATGTACGAGTTTGCGACGGAGGAGACACAGAA GTACAAGGAAGGCCGTGTCATTCTCGAGCACGCACTGATTGCCGAATCGGAAGGCTTCCCTGATGCATGA
- the LOC120906620 gene encoding mitochondrial import inner membrane translocase subunit Tim9, with protein MAAQQITIDQLDKDQIKSFSDFLLSYNKLSELCFIDCVSEFTGRTVSDKEDKCALNCMEKFLKMNQRISQRFQEFQMLANENAIAAAQKLGGGK; from the exons ATGGCGGCACAACAAATTACCATCGATCAGCTGGACAAGGATCAGATCAAGTCG TTTTCCGACTTTCTGCTGTCGTACAACAAACTTTCCGAGCTGTGCTTCATCGATTGCGTGAGCGAGTTTACCGGGCGGACGGTTAGCGACAAGGAG GACAAGTGTGCGCTGAACTGCATGGAAAAGTTTCTCAAGATGAACCAGCGCATCTCGCAGCGGTTTCAGGAGTTCCAGATGCTGGCGAACGAGAACGCGATCGCGGCGGCCCAGAAGCTCGGCGGTGGCAAATAA
- the LOC120905637 gene encoding protein wings apart-like, protein MSKWNKPQGVVVPLESLLKERRKENCPAPRRSAGLVGRWGITSFTSIRSRSYVAEYNNVDLKDATGLDLGTGDSPDSVVNNLLGSNNSEPARPRKFFKSRNTIPPPPPPPPTDHLGHHSPYGANAAGGGYGAAGPSDLWGNRANVTTTSPQQQQFYQPLPAAAATPQFSPTGPQSANVGLHTGDAGLGYAMQQQQLLHTLPVTKEKKPGRKKKSLEPADGGGAVGRSKPAASAKPPKKEKEKKEKRPKKAKKEPAAPGDQEQQQQQQQQEQPKRNSSRIRNRVVNYNEDEDSNEYGRTVAGRSTGNHQPTLGTPEYGGLGPPAADPSFAGVLEQQPLHQDAHVTTATYQPMAQRPVSSSSSPAGGYHSGGEGRYGAKPSTTTVTTPLPSPGEHRPILLRISKGTSMLISTDSEEVSTNNSTPPTPASQHHYGHHHHHQPLEAQQQQEQQPEEEDDEEEEEDFDGDLPPRTLLAEATGPTTTTPTVHDSSVDYFKQQQQPFYNQPVEPSPHNTATPPPAPYGELGAAGGAAGGSGEAAVIAPAPAKSELKIKISLGGKPLISSTTSGAGGTAAPGSTTPGSSSGAAGPTGKGSKSSSSKYNFKKRAIEREKARVSSKRSKVELSDGEQQHQQHPLSVSSSTAAKPAAAVLPRPSFPLPGTDTYEVFRTLSSLSGGDDFDSQSSILGSASSDNNTPKHTLAPGEDCQIIHSRGSSDCGSDLELSQNSSTAAAPPSDVYSESENTQDNNSHPQPRGGTVALVAACTTTTSAAACSSESASVELLPAAAAAAAPERVEVLKLNLKNVVPAGARVTRNKMKHSNPADEQQGAEGAEGTGAKQPLLLRVGGRSGRTNRAAASNNNNNNNNNVVRGTSTVSEKRTRKQTDTQTQAEQPRDEAAVGEPMRPHRSPSAVGTGGEATVAPEAPAVAPKPSVTRQYSRRKKNVVPPDYLGEPSAPAGPESTSGGGGGEQRHNGDALGTEQQQSLSSSTATPTSTVAPSAAAAPAPGQEPAVPPAPMRLVLQKKGTIFKSRPLVGSSDGATDTKKRHVYKHKWDHGNGLLDQDGKAGGDAPGGGGAGASGGVGGGAAGVGVSDGGLLANHHHAYATDGAFDDDVDGDGHEAAGGLVGAGAGAGGGGGGGGGGSGGGGGSSGPSQLDFDGAFFDGDAPPSAMPSRSKRMKTFGAGGSAGGLQSSGQQGTGGGEARGAGSMPSYYQYGRAQHAAGDAYDGAAGAFDDDETDGGDDEYGGGGAKMRCDRQTKPFYTIVRNVKNSHQMQEIGEFQEMDDDVDYILSALHPDNPISTRCLSALQLATKCMKPAFKMHVRAHGVVTRFFRALSDAHQDPSLGLCTAAIMYVFSQDKLNMDLDRDSLALMLNLLDTDHRLSEGGTAAQQQLQKNRQRVKELCEEIKGAGKGGGGGKHIDTDRVTAGSLAMESLLSLTSQRAGEWFKDELRNLGGIEHLIKTVAECYEQVPDRAADWHEPDVAKLRKIERCLRVLNNVSLFNCANQTFLLEHRAGLLVQILVRLYRQLDRDLPHYPTDDATPKESIGVLLRDLLQPMLHMLITLTHSFDDQARGAHLVGKQPDVINNTMNLLLRIANYVPQRCVFDLHLLALTLLLHLARPSQHNRQQVLRYVDKETNWDGFKALVAYFDQQEEKASHAEEKTNAILDTPSEAAGVEDAETKLIQKAEHHMEHTYMGSHVCMLICQLVMDEPGLEQIARAYLKNGNFKRMVAALSRYYEFLNLTTNADAESTAHKRQTKEAIDYLGQLDGCESAGAARASGGPGGSSSGSGSSDPKAAAFCQ, encoded by the exons ATGTCGAAGTGGAACAAGCCGCAGGGCGTCGTGGTCCCGCTGGAATCGCTGCTGAAGGAGCGGCGCAAGGAGAACTGCCCGGCGCCGAGACGGTCGGCCGGGCTGGTTGGCCGCTGGGGCATCACCAGCTTTACCTCGATACGTAGCCGAAGCTATG TTGCGGAGTACAATAACGTGGATCTGAAGGATGCGACCGGGCTGGACCTCGGCACCGGCGACTCGCCGGACAGTGTCGTCAACAATCTGCTCGGCTCGAACAACAGCGAGCCGGCCCGGCCGCGCAAGTTCTTCAAAAGCCGCAACACCataccgccgccgccgcctccgccCCCGACCGACCATCTCGGCCATCACTCGCCGTACGGGGCGAACGCGGCGGGCGGCGGGTACGGTGCGGCCGGCCCATCCGATCTGTGGGGCAACCGGGCGAACGTGACGACGACATCgccccagcagcaacagttctATCAGCCGCTGCCGGCGGCCGCGGCCACCCCGCAGTTCTCGCCCACCGGGCCCCAGTCGGCCAACGTGGGGCTGCACACCGGTGACGCCGGTCTCGGTTACgccatgcagcagcagcagctactgcACACGCTACCCGTTACGAAGGAGAAAAAACCGGGCCGGAAAAAGAAATCGCTCGAGCCGGCGGATGGTGGCGGTGCGGTTGGGCGTAGTAAGCCAGCCGCCAGCGCCAAACCGCCCAaaaaggagaaggagaagaaggaaaagcgtCCGAAGAAGGCGAAAAAAGAACCGGCAGCGCCCGGCgaccaggagcagcagcagcagcagcagcagcaggagcaaccGAAACGCAACTCGTCCCGCATACGGAACCGGGTGGTGAACTACAACGAGGACGAGGATAGCAACGAGTACGGCCGGACGGTAGCGGGACGGTCGACCGGCAATCACCAGCCGACCCTCGGTACGCCCGAGTACGGCGGCCTGGGACCGCCGGCCGCCGACCCATCCTTTGCCGGTGTGCTCGAGCAGCAGCCGCTCCATCAGGACGCCCACGTGACGACGGCAACGTACCAACCGATGGCACAGCGGCCCGtgtcctcctcttcctccccgGCCGGTGGCTACCATTCCGGTGGGGAGGGGCGGTACGGGGCTAAGCCGAGCACAACGACGGTGACAACGCCGCTGCCCTCGCCCGGTGAGCATCGGCCCATCCTGCTGCGCATCTCcaag GGTACGTCGATGCTGATCAGTACGGACAGTGAAGAGGTTTCGACGAACAACAGTACGCCGCCGACGCCGGCATCACAGCATCACTAcggccatcatcaccatcaccagccgCTcgaggcgcagcagcagcaggagcagcaaccggaagaggaggacgacgaggaggaagaggaggactTCGATGGAGATTTGCCACCGCGCACGCTGCTAGCCGAAGCGACGGGACCAACGACCACGACGCCGACCGTCCACGACAGCTCGGTCGACTAtttcaagcagcagcagcaaccgttcTACAATCAACCGGTCGAACCATCTCCGCACAACACCGCTACACCCCCGCCGGCACCGTACGGTGAGCTCGGAGCAGCAGGAGGGGCAGCCGGTGGTTCGGGCGAGGCGGCCGTGATCGCACCGGCCCCGGCCAAATCGGAGCTGAAGATAAAGATATCGCTCGGCGGCAAGCCGCTGATCAGCAGCACGACCAGCGGCGCAGGGGGGACCGCTGCACCCGGCTCGACCAcaccgggcagcagcagcggggcgGCGGGGCCGACCGGCAAGGGcagcaagagcagcagcagcaagtacAACTTCAAGAAGCGGGCGATCGAGCGGGAAAAGGCCCGGGTATCGTCCAAGCGCAGCAAGGTGGAGCTGTCGGAcggcgagcagcagcatcagcagcatccaCTGTCCGTGTCGTCCTCGACCGCGGCGAAACCGGCAGCGGCGGTGCTGCCCCGGCCGAGCTTCCCGCTGCCCGGCACCGACACGTACGAGGTGTTCCGCACCCTCTCCTCCCTGTCCGGCGGGGACGATTTCGACTCCCAGAGCTCGATACTGGGCAGCGCGTCGTCGGACAACAACACGCCGAAGCATACGCTTGCGCCGGGCGAAGACTGCCAGATTATCCACAGCCGCGGCTCGAGCGACTGCGGCAGCGACCTGGAGCTGTCCCAGAACAGCTCGACGGCGGCTGCCCCACCCTCGGACGTCTACTCGGAGAGTGAAAACACGCAGGACAACAACAGCCACCCGCAGCCGCGCGGGGGAACCGTTGCGCTCGTGGCAGCCTGCACCACCACGACATCAGCAGCCGCTTGCTCCTCCGAGTCCGCGTCGGTTGAGTTGCTGccggccgcagcagcagcagcagcccccgAGCGGGTGGAAGTGCTGAAGCTGAACCTGAAGAATGTTGTCCCTGCCGGTGCACGCGTCACACGAAACAAGATGAAGCACAGCAATCCGGCGGACGAGCAGCAGGGCGCGGAGGGCGCGGAGGGAACTGGGGCGAAGCAGCCGCTACTGTTGCGCGTCGGTGGTCGATCCGGCCGCACGAACCGTGCCGCggcgagcaacaacaacaacaacaacaacaacaatgtggTGCGCGGTACCAGCACGGTGAGCGAAAAGCGCACCCGAAAGCAGACGGACACGCAGACGCAGGCGGAGCAGCCGCGGGACGAGGCGGCAGTGGGCGAGCCGATGCGGCCGCATCGGTCACCATCCGCCGTCGGCACGGGGGGTGAAGCGACGGTGGCCCCGGAAGCACCGGCGGTGGCACCGAAGCCGAGCGTGACGCGCCAGTACAGCCGCCGGAAGAAGAACGTGGTGCCGCCCGACTATCTTGGCGAACCGTCCGCACCTGCCGGGCCGGAGAGTACCAgcgggggtggtggtggtgagcagCGACATAATGGCGACGCACTCGGGACAGAACAGCAGCAGTCGTTGTCGAGCAGTACGGCAACGCCAACGTCGACAGTGGCGCCGTCCGCCGCCGCGGCGCCTGCCCCGGGACAGGAGCCGGCCGTACCGCCGGCCCCGATGCGGCTGGTGCTGCAGAAGAAGGGCACCATCTTCAAGAGCCGCCCGCTGGTCGGCTCGAGCGACGGGGCGACCGACACCAAGAAGCGGCACGTGTACAAACACAAATGGGACCACGGGAACGGGCTGCTGGATCAGGACGGCAAGGCGGGCGGGGATGCGcccggtggcggtggagcGGGCGCGAGCGGCGGTGTTGGGGGTGGGGCGGCCGGCGTCGGCGTGTCGGACGGCGGCCTGCTggccaaccaccaccacgcgtACGCGACGGACGGTGCCTTCGACGATGATGTGGACGGCGATGGGCACGAGGCCGCTGGTGGACTGGTCggagctggagctggagcAGGTGggggtggtggaggtggtggtggtggcagcggcggcggcggtggatcGTCCGGTCCGAGCCAGCTCGACTTTGATGGAGCGTTCTTCGACGGCGATGCGCCACCGTCCGCCATGCCGTCCCGCTCGAAGCGCATGAAAACGTTCGGAGCGGGCGGTAGTGCGGGCGGCTTGCAGTCCAGCGGGCAGCAGGGTACCGGCGGTGGTGAGGCTCGGGGAGCGGGCAGCATGCCGTCGTACTATCAGTACGGACGGGCGCAGCACGCAGCCGGCGACGCGTACGATGGTGCGGCGGGCGCATTCGACGATGACGAAACGGACGGGGGCGACGACGagtacggtggtggtggtgcgaagATGCGGTGCGACCGGCAGACGAAACCGTTCTACACGATCGTGCGCAACGTGAAGAACTCGCACCAGATGCAGGAGATCGGCGAGTTCCAGGAGATGGACGACGACGTCGACTACATACTGAGCGCCCTGCACCCGGACAACCCGATCTCGACCCGGTGCCTGTCGGCGCTGCAGCTCGCGACCAAGTGCATGAAGCCGGCGTTCAAGATGCACGTGCGGGCGCACGGCGTCGTGACGCGGTTCTTCCGCGCGCTGTCGGACGCCCACCAGGACCCGAGCCTGGGCCTGTGCACCGCCGCCATCATGTACGTGTTCTCGCAGGACAAGCTGAACATGGACCTGGATCGCGATTCGCTCGCGCTGATGCTAAACCTGCTCGACACGGACCACCGGCTGTCGGAGGGTGGCACcgccgcccagcagcagctgcagaagAACCGGCAGCGGGTGAAGGAGCTGTGCGAGGAGATCAAGGGCGCCGGCaaaggcggcggcggcggcaagcACATCGATACGGACCGCGTGACGGCCGGGTCGCTCGCGATGGAGTCGCTGCTGTCGCTCACGTCCCAGCGGGCGGGCGAGTGGTTCAAGGACGAGCTGCGCAACCTGGGCGGCATCGAGCACCTGATCAAGACGGTGGCGGAGTGCTACGAGCAGGTGCCGGACCGGGCCGCCGACTGGCACGAGCCGGACGTGGCGAAGCTGCGCAAGATCGAGCGCTGCCTGCGGGTGCTCAACAACGTCAGCCTGTTTAACTGCGCGAACCAAACGTTCCTGCTCGAGCACCGGGCCGGGCTGCTGGTGCAGATACTGGTCCGGCTGTACCGGCAGCTCGACCGGGACTTGCCGCACTACCCGACGGACGACGCGACGCCCAAGGAGAGCATCGGCGTGCTGCTGCGCGACCTGCTCCAGCCGATGCTGCACATGCTCATCACGCTGACACACTCGTTCGACGATCAAG CTCGCGGTGCCCATCTGGTCGGGAAGCAGCCGGACGTGATTAACAACACGATGAATCTGCTGCTGCGCATCGCCAACTACGTGCCGCAGCGGTGCGTGTTCGATCTGCACCTGCTAgcgctgacgctgctgcttcATCTCGCCCGCCCCAGCCAGCACAACCGGCAGCAGGTGCTGCGCTACGTCGACAAGGAGACGAACTGGGACGGCTTCAAGGCGCTGGTCGCGTACTTCGACCAGCAGGAGGAGAAGGCCAG TCATGCGGAGGAGAAAACAAACGCAATACTAGACACGCCTTCCGAAGCGGCCGGTGTTGAGGATGCGGAAACGAAGC TGATACAAAAGGCGGAGCACCATATGGAGCACACGTACATGGGCAGCCACGTGTGCATGCTGATCTGCCAGCTGGTAATGGACGAGCCCGGGCTGGAACAGATCGCCCGGGCGTATCTGAAGAACGGCAACTTCAAGCGCATGGTGGCGGCACTCAGCCGGTACTACGAGTTCCTGAACCTCACGACGAAC GCGGACGCAGAAAGCACGGCTCACAAGCGCCAAACGAAGGAAGCGATCGACTATCTCGGCCAGCTCGATGGCTGTGAGTCGGCCGGTGCGGCACGCGCGAGTGGCGGCcccggcggcagcagcagcggctccGGTAGCTCCGACCCCAAAGCAGCTGCATTTTGTCAGTAG
- the LOC120905661 gene encoding (Lyso)-N-acylphosphatidylethanolamine lipase-like, giving the protein MAAEATATAPTAAFDQATSGSESSLCAKDKGWFNWWTGTSFDMLRALEKRILSYLKTPYRGSFVDVGHCVGEADKIWTLSLNTESPNVPLVLVHGLGAGVALWVLNLDALARERPVYAIDVLGFGRSSRPRFSTDPMVVEKQLVKSIEEWRREMNLQEMILLGHSMGGFIAASYALSYPDRLRHLILADPWGMPEKPKEFENNARIRFWLRPIFAVSKMLNPLWPIRFAGPYGPSLVSRFRQDIVMKFSNVITDRMDISNYIHQCNSQNPTGEGAFHSMMQDFAWAKNPMLNRIGEMKRTVPVTVLYGSKSWLLHTSPPDTIKQLGENSFVNVRIIEGSGHHIYADDADTFNRMVNEACQAAARVQPDDGTAK; this is encoded by the exons ATGGCAGCGGAAGCGACAGCGACAGCACCGACGGCAGCATTCGACCAGGCAACCAGCGGCAGCGAATCGTCCCTGTGTGCGAAGGATAAAGG CTGGTTCAACTGGTGGACGGGCACATCCTTCGACATGTTACGCGCGCTGGAAAAGCGCATCCTTTCCT ACCTGAAAACGCCGTACCGGGGCAGCTTCGTCGACGTGGGGCACTGCGTCGGCGAGGCGGACAAGATATGGACGCTCTCGCTCAACACGGAGTCGCCGAACGTGCCGCTCGTGCTGGTGCACGGGCTCGGGGCGGGCGTCGCGCTGTGGGTGCTGAACCTTGACGCGCTTGCCCGGGAGCGGCCGGTGTACGCGATCGACGTGCTCGGGTTCGGGCGCAGCTCGCGGCCCCGCTTCTCCACCGACCCGATGGTGGTCGAGAAGCAGCTGGTGAAATCGATCGAGGAGTGGCGCCGGGAGATGAACCTGCAGGAGATGATACTGCTCGGCCACTCGATGGGCGGCTTCATCGCGGCGAGCTACGCGCTCTCCTACCCGGACCGGCTGCGCCACCTCATACTGGCCGACCCGTGGGGCATGCCGGAGAAGCCGAAGGAGTTCGAAAACAATGCGCGCATCCGGTTCTGGCTGCGGCCGATCTTCGCGGTGTCGAAGATGCTGAACCCGCTGTGGCCGATACGGTTCGCGGGCCCGTACGGGCCGTCGCTGGTGAGCCGATTCCGGCAGGACATTGTGATGAAGTTTTCCAACGTCATCACGGACCGGATGGACATCTCGAACTACATCCACCAGTGCAACTCGCAGAACCCGAC CGGCGAAGGTGCCTTCCACTCGATGATGCAGGACTTTGCGTGGGCCAAAAACCCGATGCTCAACCGGATCGGCGAGATGAAGCGCACCGTCCCGGTGACCGTGCTGTACGGCTCCAAGTCCTGGCTGCTGCACACCAGCCCGCCCGACACGATCAAGCAGCTCGGCGAGAACAGCTTCGTGAACGTGCGCATCATCGAGGGCTCGGGCCACCACATCTACGCCGACGATGCCGACACTTTCAACCGCATGGTGAACGAAGCGTGCCAGGCGGCGGCCCGCGTACAGCCGGACGACGGCACGGCAAAATAG